The Fusobacterium periodonticum 1_1_41FAA genomic sequence TATGTGACACTGTTAAGTGTCTACCGAAGGTAGTTAGCCACATAATAAGAACTGTACTCAATTTTTGTTCTGTGAAGAATGATTTTAAAAGATATAGAGCTGGTAAAATTTCTATATCGAACATTCCTCTTTTCTTAACTTCACCATAAGCATGCTCAAATACTGACCCTGCAGTTAATCCCATAGAGAACACATTCATTGAACTTTGTAAGTTTGTATCATTCTTATTGATTACTCCATTTAAATAAGAAACCATTATAGATGCTAAAGCATACATAGATAGTGGAGAAATTGATTTATATACATTTTCTTCAACTAATTTTACAGGTAGTAAACCATTTTCTATTGAAAAAGAAATAGCCACTCTATATATAATTTCTTGTAAAAATATTTCACTTGGTGAAAAATTTAATGTTACAGTTTTTAGTCTTGAATTATATCTCATTTCTAAAAATTTCAAATTATTCTTTATATTTGAATAAAAAGTTTTAGCATCTTTTACAGGAGCAGATAACTTTAATCTAACTCTATTTGGTAAAATATGCACTATCGTAATAGTTAACTTTTTCATTTTAGCCCCTTCCTAGTTAGTCTTTATATCATATTTTAGCAGTTTTAATGAATTCAAAACAACTAAAATAGTCGTTGAATTATGTAAAACTGACGCATAAATTGGTGCTAATATTCCTGTTGCTCCTAGTACTAAAGCAAAAGTGTTAAGTCCAATTACCATAGCAAAGTTTTCTTTTATAGTCTTAACTGTACTCTTAGATAGTCCAATTACTCCTGGAACTAAAAGAGGGTTATCTTGTGTAATAGTTATATCTGCTGCCTCCATTGCAACATCAGTTCTTGTACTTCCTAACGCAACTCCAACATTTGCATATGATAGAGCAGGGGCATCATTTACTCCATCACCTATCATAATTACATTAGAACCTTTTGATTGGAATTTTAAGATATTTTTTGCCTTATCTTCAGGAAGTAATTCAGATTCATATCTGTCTATTGACATTCTTGAAGCAATAGTTTCTGCTTGTTGCCTTAAATCTCCTGTTAATAAAACTATATCATCAACTCCGTAATTTCTAAGTCTGTTTATAGCTTTTTTAATATTTTCTCTAGGTGGATCAGAAACTCCAATAAGACCTATAATTTTATCGTCTTGTGCTATATAAAGTCCTATTTCTCCTCTTGAAATAATACCTCTTTCAGCATCTATTGCTGCTATTAGATTAACATTATTTTCAAGCATATATTTCTTACTTCCAACTCTTATAACCTTAGCTTCTTTTCCTTTACCCACCTTTGTTTCAACTCCACGACTTACAACAGTTTTTATCTTACTGTGTTTAGGAATTTCTATTCCTCTATCTTTAATCTCTGTCATTATTGCAGTTGCAAGTGGGTGTGAAGATTGCTCTTCTGCTGCTCCAGCAAGTCCTATCATTTCATTTTCAGACATATTATTATCAAAAACTTCTATACTTTGTACCTTTGGTTTCCCTTCAGTAATAGTCCCTGTCTTATCAAATATTATGGTTTCTGCTTTTGATAATTCTTCTATAAAGTTACTTCCTTTTACTAATATACCATTCTTAGCAGCGGTATTTATTGCAGCTGAGAAAGCAACTGCTGTAGATAATCTAATTCCACAAGAATAATCAATAACAAGCATACTCATAGCCTTAGTAATGCTTCTTGTACTTGCATAAACTATTCCTGCTAAAATAAAGTTCAATGGAATTAATTGAGCCGAGAAAGTATCAGCATAATTTTGTATATCAGCCTTATTGAAGTTTGCATCTTCAACAAGTTTTATAATTCTTGAAACAGTTCTGTCATCTCCAACTTTTTCTGCTAATATACTTATATTTCCATTTTTAACTATAGTTCCTGCATAGACAGTTTCACCTTCAGACTTCTTCAATGGCATATATTCACCTGTTATTGAAGATTGGTCTATCAATGCTTCACCTTTTATTATCTTACCATCAACACTGATTTTTTCTCCAGTTTGAACTACTATAATATCATCTTTTTGGATTTCTTCTATTGGAACTCTTTTTACATTATCTTCAGAAATTTCTTTCCAAACATAACTTTCTCCGACACTTAACATGTCTTTGATAGCTCCACGAGTTTTTTCCATAGTATAAACTGTTAAAAGTTCTGATACTTCTTCTAAGAACATTATAGTTAGTGCTGCACTTTCTTTTCCAAGAAGAATACTACTTATTATCGCACTTGAACTTAAAGTATCTGCATTAGGTCTTTTGTTTTTAACAAGAGAATTAATACCATTTTTCAGTACAGGCATAGCAAGTGCTAAAGTAGATAGAGTATTGTAATTTAAAAATCTTCTAATTCCTGTTGTTACAACTTCTTGTTTTGATTTAAAGAATAGATTATATCCTAAAAGTCCAGCAGTTGTAATAATTTTCTTTATAATTTCTCCAGGGGTTTCTTCTTGTAATTTTCTTTCGATTACATACTTAGATGATTTTTCAATCTTTTCATTTTTACATATTTCAAATATATGTGAGTTAAGTGTATTTTGTATTAAATTTATTAAATTTTGCTCACTTAAAGAAACATCTTCAAAATATATAAGGATAGTACCTGTTATTAAACTTATCTCTACACTTTCTATATATCTTACTTGCACTAATTGTTTTTCAATTTCAGTTTTCAAAGAAGCTCCAATATATTTAAAAGCCTTACTTTTTATACGAATTCTTCCTCTTATTCTGTGTACAATCTCACAAGCGAGTAAATTATCATTTTTCATTGATTATTTTCTCCCTTCTAATTCTCCCTTTAACATTTCATAAAATCTTTTGACATTTTTTTCAACTTCATCAACAGACATACCATAATAAACTTCTTCATTATCAACTATGATTTTCCAAATCTTGTTTAGCCAATCAACTATATCTTGCTCTTTTAATTTTGTCTTATCATATTCTATTAATATTTTACTTGTTAGATAAGAATATTCAATAGATTTTATTCCATTTTTTAATTTTATTATAGCACTTATATAATGTTCATGCTTTTTCATTTCTTCAGGAAATTTATCAAGTGAAGGTATAAGCAGTCTCATTCTTCCAGGAATACTATGAACAACTTTTACCTTGTTAAACATTAAATAAGTTTTCTTTAATATATCTTTAAACATTCAGACCTCCTTACTATGATTTTTTTGATAGAAGTCTATATGACCACCAAATCAATGTTGCTCCACCTGGTAAAATCATATCAGCCTTAAACTTCTTTAATCCATATATTAAAAGACCTGTTCCCAATAAAGTCTTTGTATCGAACAAACCTTTTGTTTTATTATATATAGTAATATCTGCTATTTGAGCCACAGTCTTAAATAAAGTTTTGGCCTTAGCTTCTCTTCCTTTTAAAAGTTCTTCATCTAAATTTAATAACTTAAGAATTATCCCCACCATAAATTGAGTATCAATTTCTTTTTCATCAAATTCAACTGTTAAACTTCCAAGACTTTCAACTACTTTAAAACTTTTGATAACTTCTATCTTTTTCAGATTTTCTTTTAAGTTTGCAATCTCAACTTTATTATTTTTTAACTTTTCTATTTCCATTCTAAGTCTATTTTTAGTAGCACTTTTTACTTCAAAAACACCATAAAAATTAGGTAATAACATATTGTTTTTCATAAAACCTCCTCTCTAAAAATACTTTTATTTTCAAAATATCTAATATTTTATATATAATTTTGAATAATTTTATTAATTTGATTATATCTTATTAATTAAATTTATGCAAGTATTTTTTTTAATCATCAAAAGGAAGGTAATAACATATGGGATTTCCTGAACTATTATTTTTTAGTTCACAAATTTCTCTCAATGGAAACTTGTAACTTCCATCTTTACTAATAATTTTTTGAAATGGGGGAATTAAAAATTCTCCTATCTCCCATATTATTCTTGCAAATAAAATACCTTCTATATAAACATAATTTTGAAATGGATTTATAATTTCATTTTTTGTAGGATAAGAATGTTGAAAATCTTTAACTCCATCATAATCTCTAAGTGCTGAAGAGCCTATAAAATTTTCTGTATAAGCATTATTATTTTGTTTGATTTCATTTTCATATTTTTTATAGAATGATTGAGGATTATTTTTATATAAGTTATAATCTTCTTTATCTATTTTATAATATCTATAATAGCTAGCAATCCAAGAAACAAAAACATGCATCATATAAATTTTTAGTTCTTCACAATAACCAATTTCAAAATAATTATCTTTATCTACAATTTTATTTTTAAGTATTATTTTTTCAATTTTTAACATAATTTAATCACCTAGCATTTTTATTCCAATTTGGAAAAACATAAAAGATTTAAAATAAACCATTATTAATTTTAAATTCTAATTTAGTAAAACTGCCTTATTATAATATTTTTTTTTAATAAAATCAATTTTATTTTTATATACCATTATTAAAGGTATTTATAAAATAATTTTAATATAATATATTATTTATATAAGAAAATTAATTTTTAAATTTAAGTTTAAAAATAAAAAATATATTGTTTTAATGTTGTTTTTGTTATACTTTGTTATACTATAGTAATAGTACTAGTATATTCAATCACCAATAATAATTTAACAAAATATTTTTATATAATTATTTACTAAAAATACATATAAATAAAAAAGGAGGAGAGAGATGAGATTTATTTTAAATTTTGAATTAGATACTGTGATTATCCCCGTGGAGATAAGAAAAACTATTATAAGTTTCTTTAAAAAATCTTTAACAGAGGCACATAATTCAAAATATTATCCAGAATTTTTTACAGGAACTCAAATAAAAGATTATTCATTTTCTGTAATTTTTCCTTTGGATAAATATCTTGGAGAAGAAATTTATTTAAAAAAGCCTGAAATGAAAGTTATAGTATCTTGTTCTGAAAAAAATAATATAGGTTTCTTATTGGTAAATGTATTTCTATCTCAAAGAAATAAAAATTTTCCCTTACCTAAGAATACCCATATGATTTTAAAGGATGTTAGGATAGTTGAAGAAAAAAATATTAGTGGAGAGGAGGCTATTTTTCAAACTACAATAGGAGGAGGAATTGTAGTAAGAGAACATAATAAAGAAAATAATAAAGATATCTGCTATTCAGTTGGTGATGAAAAATTTGAAGAGGTTTTAAACTGGCTTATGAAAGAAAGATTTAAAAGATTAGGCTATCCTGAAGATATTTTTAAAGATTTTAGTTGTAAATTACTACAAGGTCGAAAAATAATTGTTAAACATTTTGACTTAAAATTTCCTATAACAACTGGAAGATTTAAAATAAAAGCTCCTAAAATTTTATTAGAAGAAATCTACAGAACAGGTATGGGTAGTCGTTTATCTCAAGGTTTTGGACTTTTAGAGTATTTAGGTGGTGAGATTAAAGATGAAGTATGATATTGATAAAAATGAATATGCCTTTGATACTGCAATATCTGCTTCTGATTGGAAATATTCAGCAGCTATTACAGGATTGATTTATTACTTTAAAGAATTAGAAAAAAAATATGAAATAAAAAATTTAACTATTGATGAAATTAGTGATAGTTTTTTATTATACAACAAGGAAGATATTACTGAAGAAAGTTACTTAAATTTTATTGAGATGTTCTATCCAGAAGATACTTTAGCACATAAAAAAATAGAGAATCAATTAAAATACACAAAAGAATTTACACCAGAAATTATAAAAAGTATCAAAGAAAATATGTCAGCAAACACAGTTTTAAAAAAAGTTTTTTCAAAAATAAAATTTGATGGAACAAATAAAGAAGAAGCATTAAAATTACTTAATGAAAATAGACATTTAATTATAAAGGAAACTTTCAGAAATAAAAAAGATCTATATGATAACTATTGTCAAACAAGCAGACTTTTAGAAAAAGGTGATAATAATCCTTGTAGGCTTAAAGGTTACTATTTTGATCCTAATAGAAAATCTAAGACGACAGGTTATAATTTCACTTCTACTAGTGTTGATTATTTTGATGATGAGGTCTTTGATTTTATTCCTTTTGCCTTCACAGGAAATTCTTTTGAAACTATATTTTTAAATGATAACTTAGATTTAGAAATACTAGAAAATATGAATTATAAATTAAGAGAATATTTTTCTGAGGAAAAGGAAAGAGAAAATGAAGAAATAAAAAAATTTAAGCAAGAAAAGGCAATTAAAGAGAAAAGAAATGAAGAAATAGAAGAAAATTTAACTTCTATACCCTTGAAAAAAATTTTCTTAAATATCTTAAGAAAAAAAAGTGACTATATCAAATATGGAATGGAAATAATTTATAAAAATAGAGATAAAGAGTATTTTGAAACTTGGTATTTGAGGAATGATAGTATAGAAGTATTAAAAATAGTTGAAGATTTTTCAAAATTAGATATTAGAATAAAAATTACTGATAAGTACTATTTTAATCTTCTTGATGAAGTATTTTCAGCTATTTTAAATCTAAGTTTATTAACAAACAGTATTGTATATTTATTAAAAGATAGAGAAAACTTTATAAAACTAGATGTATCCAAGGAAAACCTATCAAAAATTTTTAAATATAACTATGCTATTGAACAATTAATTAAAATAAATCAAACGATAAGAAATGGGGGAAAAGGAATGGATAAAAATTTAAAGAATTCTATAAAAGCTTGTGCAAGTGAAGTTATGAAAAAATTTATAAAAGACAATTCTTTAAATAAATTAGCATCATATAGACAAAAACTTTTAAGTTCTGTTGTTGCTAAAAATCATAAAAGAATTTTAGATGTCTTAACACAATTGTCAGTATATTCAGGAGTATATTTTAGTTTTTCTTTTGATTATATAGAAAATCCAACTCAAAATGAAGATATAATACACTATTTTATTTTAGAATTAGATCAAAGTAGATTAGAAAGTAAAAAAAATAAAGAAAATGAAGATAAAGAATAGGGAGGAGAAAAAATGAAAAAAAATGCATTAACAGTTACAATAGTGGCAAATATGACATCTAATTATTCTGAGGGGTTAGGAAACATTTCAAGTGTTCAAAAGATTTATAGAGATAGAAATGTCTATGCTATCCGTAGTCGTGAAAGTTTAAAAAATGCAATTATGGTACAAAGTGGAATGTATAAAGACCTAGAAACTGAAGCCAATGGTGCTACTCAAAAAAAGGTTGATGAAAATTTAAATGCGACTAATTGTCGTGCTTTAGAAGGTGGATACATGAATACAAAAGAAAGTACTTATGTAAGAAATAGCTCTTTCTATCTAACAGATGCTATATCTACTGAAAGTTTCATAAATGAAACTCGTTTTCATAATAACCTATATTTAGCAACTAACTATGCAAATGCTAATAATTTAAATGTTCAAAAAGATGCAGGAAAAGTTGGTTTAATGCCTTATCAATATGAATATGAAAAATCATTAAAAGTATATAGTTTAACAATAGATTTAGAAAAAGTAGGAAAAGACCCTAACTTCCCTGATAAAGAAGCAGATAACAAAGAAAAGTTTGAAAGAGTAAAATCTATTCTAGAAGCTATTGAAAACTTAAGCTTAGTAGTAAAAGGAAACTTAGATAATGCTGAGCCTGTTTTTGCTATTGGAGGTTTATCTTTAAGAAAAACACACTATTTTGAAAATGTAGTTAGAGTTGAACAAGGAGCATTAGTTTTAGGAGAAGCTCTAAAAGAAAAGAAAGAAGATGGATTTAACTGTGCTTTATTAAAAGGAGATATTTTTACAAATGAAGCTGAAATAGTAAAAGAATTACAACCAACATCTATGAGAGAATTTTTTAAATCTTTAATTGAAGATGTAAAAAATTATTATGGAGCATAGGAGGCATATTATGGAAGCCTTAAGAATTATCTTAAAACAAAGTTCAGCAAATTACAGAAAAGCTGGAACAATTGATAATAAAATGACTTATCCTTTACCTATACCATCAACAGTTATAGGTGCATTACATAATATATGTGGCTATACAGAATATCATTCTATGGATATAAGTATACAAGGAAAATTTTCTTCTCTATCAAGAAAAGTTTATACCGATTATTGTTTTTTAAACTCTGCTTTAGATGATAGAGGAAATTTGGTAAAAGTAGTTGATCCTGATGCATTTTCAGGAGCATTTGTAAAAGTTGCTTCAGCTAAAAAAAGTCAAGGAAATAGCTTTAAAGATAGAATCACTATTCAAGTTCATAACGAAGAACTATTACAAGAATATTGTAATTTAAAAGAAAAAAGTAAAGAAATTGAAGAACTAAAAAATAGTGAATATAAAAAGAAATTAGAAGAATTTAAAGTTTTAAAAAAAGAAATAGCTGATAAAAAGAAAAAAGAAGATAAAAAATCAGAAGTATTTAAAAAGCTTTCAGAGGAAGAAAAGAAAATTAAACTTGAAGAAGAAAAATATAAGGAAGAATTTAAAAAATTTGAATATGAAAATTACACTAAACCTTATAGTCATTTTCAAAATCTTGTTACTTCTTTAAAAAGCTATGAAATTTTAAATGATATTTTCCTAATACTACATATAAAATCTGATGAAGAAACTTTAAAAGACATAGAAAACAATATTTTCAATCTACAATCTTTAGGAAGAAGTGAAGACTTTGTTGAAGTTATTGAATGCAAAATAGTTGAACTACAAGAAGTCGAAGAAGTAATTGAAAATAAATTATCTATG encodes the following:
- the cas8a1 gene encoding type I CRISPR-associated protein Cas8a1/Csx8, whose amino-acid sequence is MKYDIDKNEYAFDTAISASDWKYSAAITGLIYYFKELEKKYEIKNLTIDEISDSFLLYNKEDITEESYLNFIEMFYPEDTLAHKKIENQLKYTKEFTPEIIKSIKENMSANTVLKKVFSKIKFDGTNKEEALKLLNENRHLIIKETFRNKKDLYDNYCQTSRLLEKGDNNPCRLKGYYFDPNRKSKTTGYNFTSTSVDYFDDEVFDFIPFAFTGNSFETIFLNDNLDLEILENMNYKLREYFSEEKERENEEIKKFKQEKAIKEKRNEEIEENLTSIPLKKIFLNILRKKSDYIKYGMEIIYKNRDKEYFETWYLRNDSIEVLKIVEDFSKLDIRIKITDKYYFNLLDEVFSAILNLSLLTNSIVYLLKDRENFIKLDVSKENLSKIFKYNYAIEQLIKINQTIRNGGKGMDKNLKNSIKACASEVMKKFIKDNSLNKLASYRQKLLSSVVAKNHKRILDVLTQLSVYSGVYFSFSFDYIENPTQNEDIIHYFILELDQSRLESKKNKENEDKE
- a CDS encoding HMA2 domain-containing protein produces the protein MKNNMLLPNFYGVFEVKSATKNRLRMEIEKLKNNKVEIANLKENLKKIEVIKSFKVVESLGSLTVEFDEKEIDTQFMVGIILKLLNLDEELLKGREAKAKTLFKTVAQIADITIYNKTKGLFDTKTLLGTGLLIYGLKKFKADMILPGGATLIWWSYRLLSKKS
- a CDS encoding HMA2 domain-containing protein, giving the protein MFKDILKKTYLMFNKVKVVHSIPGRMRLLIPSLDKFPEEMKKHEHYISAIIKLKNGIKSIEYSYLTSKILIEYDKTKLKEQDIVDWLNKIWKIIVDNEEVYYGMSVDEVEKNVKRFYEMLKGELEGRK
- a CDS encoding heavy metal translocating P-type ATPase, whose product is MKNDNLLACEIVHRIRGRIRIKSKAFKYIGASLKTEIEKQLVQVRYIESVEISLITGTILIYFEDVSLSEQNLINLIQNTLNSHIFEICKNEKIEKSSKYVIERKLQEETPGEIIKKIITTAGLLGYNLFFKSKQEVVTTGIRRFLNYNTLSTLALAMPVLKNGINSLVKNKRPNADTLSSSAIISSILLGKESAALTIMFLEEVSELLTVYTMEKTRGAIKDMLSVGESYVWKEISEDNVKRVPIEEIQKDDIIVVQTGEKISVDGKIIKGEALIDQSSITGEYMPLKKSEGETVYAGTIVKNGNISILAEKVGDDRTVSRIIKLVEDANFNKADIQNYADTFSAQLIPLNFILAGIVYASTRSITKAMSMLVIDYSCGIRLSTAVAFSAAINTAAKNGILVKGSNFIEELSKAETIIFDKTGTITEGKPKVQSIEVFDNNMSENEMIGLAGAAEEQSSHPLATAIMTEIKDRGIEIPKHSKIKTVVSRGVETKVGKGKEAKVIRVGSKKYMLENNVNLIAAIDAERGIISRGEIGLYIAQDDKIIGLIGVSDPPRENIKKAINRLRNYGVDDIVLLTGDLRQQAETIASRMSIDRYESELLPEDKAKNILKFQSKGSNVIMIGDGVNDAPALSYANVGVALGSTRTDVAMEAADITITQDNPLLVPGVIGLSKSTVKTIKENFAMVIGLNTFALVLGATGILAPIYASVLHNSTTILVVLNSLKLLKYDIKTN
- the cas6 gene encoding CRISPR-associated endoribonuclease Cas6; translation: MRFILNFELDTVIIPVEIRKTIISFFKKSLTEAHNSKYYPEFFTGTQIKDYSFSVIFPLDKYLGEEIYLKKPEMKVIVSCSEKNNIGFLLVNVFLSQRNKNFPLPKNTHMILKDVRIVEEKNISGEEAIFQTTIGGGIVVREHNKENNKDICYSVGDEKFEEVLNWLMKERFKRLGYPEDIFKDFSCKLLQGRKIIVKHFDLKFPITTGRFKIKAPKILLEEIYRTGMGSRLSQGFGLLEYLGGEIKDEV
- the cas7i gene encoding type I-B CRISPR-associated protein Cas7/Cst2/DevR; its protein translation is MKKNALTVTIVANMTSNYSEGLGNISSVQKIYRDRNVYAIRSRESLKNAIMVQSGMYKDLETEANGATQKKVDENLNATNCRALEGGYMNTKESTYVRNSSFYLTDAISTESFINETRFHNNLYLATNYANANNLNVQKDAGKVGLMPYQYEYEKSLKVYSLTIDLEKVGKDPNFPDKEADNKEKFERVKSILEAIENLSLVVKGNLDNAEPVFAIGGLSLRKTHYFENVVRVEQGALVLGEALKEKKEDGFNCALLKGDIFTNEAEIVKELQPTSMREFFKSLIEDVKNYYGA
- the cas5 gene encoding CRISPR-associated protein Cas5, with translation MEALRIILKQSSANYRKAGTIDNKMTYPLPIPSTVIGALHNICGYTEYHSMDISIQGKFSSLSRKVYTDYCFLNSALDDRGNLVKVVDPDAFSGAFVKVASAKKSQGNSFKDRITIQVHNEELLQEYCNLKEKSKEIEELKNSEYKKKLEEFKVLKKEIADKKKKEDKKSEVFKKLSEEEKKIKLEEEKYKEEFKKFEYENYTKPYSHFQNLVTSLKSYEILNDIFLILHIKSDEETLKDIENNIFNLQSLGRSEDFVEVIECKIVELQEVEEVIENKLSMYINAKDFYEEKIFTETVDGDHGSGGTKYYLDKNYEIKKGKREFKKVTVIYSTRVQAEESSENVKADIYNEETILVNFI